The following are from one region of the Plasmodium gaboni strain SY75 chromosome 12, whole genome shotgun sequence genome:
- a CDS encoding proliferating cell nuclear antigen 2: MFECRIDGQFFKKLFETLKDICTEVNLECDENGIKMQSMDCSHVSLVDLNIVSDFFQHYRCDKNCVLGISINFMLKILAVIKEKSTVFLFKEDNENDAVLNIGIIDEEEQSSADDSLEIQVKLINAQKEHLEIPQSEYHCQCTMKSKKFQEFTKYLNSIGDNVSISMKKDAMILSTTGSDIKVTKQFTNDMTDISIACTKSVSQEFATRYLVMFSRASSLSDEVLISLSPNIPISIKFNFKQQLTDLQDPSHLTFFLAPKIGDY; this comes from the exons ATGTTTGAATGCAGAATAGATGGtcaattttttaaaaaattatttgaaacattaaaagatatatgTACTGAAGTAAATCTAGAATGTGATGAGAATGGAATCAAAATGCAATCCATGGATTGTAGTCATGTTTCACTGGTTGATTTGAATATTGTATCTGATTTTTTTCAACACTATAG GTGTGATAAGAATTGTGTTTTAGGCATAAGCATTAATTTCATGCTAAAAATATTAGCAGTGATAAAAGAAAAGTCGACcgtttttttatttaaagaagataatgaaaatgatgCAGTTTTAAATATTGGAATTATTGATGAAGAAGAACAATCAAGTGCTGATGATTCTTTAGAAATACAAgtaaaattaattaatgCTCAAAAGGAGCATTTAGAAATACCACAATCTGAATATCATTGTCAATGTACTATGAAATCAAAAAAGTTTCAAGaatttacaaaatatttaaattcAATAGGTGATAATGTATCTATATCTATGAAAAAAGATGCTATGATTTTAAGCACTACAGGATCAGATATTAAAGTTACAAAACAATTTACTAATGATATGACTGATATTTCTATAGCTTGCACAAAATCAGTATCTCAAGAATTTGCCACAAGATATCTAGTCATGTTCTCAAGAGCTTCATCATTATCAGATGAAgtattaatatcattatcTCCTAATATACCTATATctattaaatttaattttaaacAACAATTAACTGACCTACAAGATCCATCACATTTAACTTTTTTCCTTGCACCAAAAATTGGAGACTACTAA
- a CDS encoding putative ataxin-3 encodes MSKKYVYWEKQGNDRMCGLHCINSILQGPYYSEDVLASIGKELDEKENEFLRSSSNDLVRNNSFNVLDDGFINISVIIESLRRMNILLKHVYEEDLIKIISSNHQDIGYICNLQEHWFSIRKIHNTWYVLDSLKSSPLYIKDMNLKFYFNDVIKKYHIFSVQNINPYVSLPKPDINFIPKNINQFYIPTNEISEISGVSDSFLLEDKYNLNKSENYSAFNQINNTPNFRWPENGGRRLNDEINTTNMNNVDDDDDLKIALKLSMEEYIKNMVPPLEEKSSENCINVMVKLPNKKIQKRFSFTKTLSDLFYWIEYESAQGQDITSSLLFKNNYYLYQLYPRRKFCKYQNGSIELHTGGKTEMVHDKCLKDLNFEKEETFMMS; translated from the exons atGAGCAAGAAATATGTATACTGGGAAAAACAAGGTAATGATCGTATGTGTGGATTGCATTGTATAAATAGTATCCTTcaa GGCCCATATTACAGTGAAGATGTATTGGCTAGTATTGGAAAAGAATTAGATGAGAAAGAGAATGAATTTTTACGAAGCTCATCTAACGATTTAGTAAgaaataattcatttaatgTATTGGATGATGgatttataaatatatctgTAATAATTGAAAGTTTAAGAAgaatgaatatattattaaaacatgtttatgaagaagatttaattaaaataatatcaaGTAATCATCAAGATATTGGttatatttgtaatttACAAGAACATTGGTTTAGTATACGTAAAATTCATAATACTTGGTATGTATTAGACAGTTTAAAAAGTTCCcctttatatattaaagatatgaatttaaaattttattttaatgatgttattaaaaaatatcatatattcTCTGTTCAGAATATAAATCCATATGTATCTTTACCCAAACCAGATATCAATTTTATACctaaaaatattaatcaATTTTATATCCCAACGAATGAAATATCTGAAATTTCAGGAGTATCAGATAGCTTTTTATTAgaagataaatataaccTGAACAAGTCAGAAAATTATTCAGCATTtaatcaaataaataatacacCAAATTTTCGTTGGCCAGAAAATGGGGGTAGAAGATTGAACgatgaaataaatacaacaaatatgaataatgtGGATGACGATGATGATTTAAAAATAGCATTAAAATTGTCTATGGAGGAATATATTAAG AATATGGTTCCACCACTTGAAGAAAAATCAAGTGAAAATTGTATAAATGTGATGGTTAAATTGCCGAATAAAAAAATCCAGAAAAGGTTCAGTTTTACTAAAACTTTATCA GACTTATTTTATTGGATTGAATATGAGTCTGCTCAGGGTCAAGATATTACTTCATCtttactttttaaaaataattattaccTTTATCAGTTATACCCAAGGAGaaaattttgtaaatatCAAAATGGCTCTATCGAATTACATACCGGAGGCAAG ACCGAAATGGTTCATGATAAATGCCTGAAAGATTTGAACTTTGAAAAAGAGGAAACATTTATGATGTCCTAA